Sequence from the Anolis sagrei isolate rAnoSag1 chromosome 8, rAnoSag1.mat, whole genome shotgun sequence genome:
agaatcttgacatttgggagttgtagttgctgggatttatagttcacctacaatcacagagcattctgaaccccaccaatgatagaattgagccaaacctcccaccttgaacccccatgtgggccacagcaatgcgtggcaggggacggctagtaagtaAACAAAGCTAAAACCCAGCCAATATCTTGGGATGCTAACTAGTGCATCTGCTCAGGACCAGTGTGCCAGATCTGGAATATAACAGGCATCTTTTATTGGAGGGATTTTTCTAGTGTTTCCATAACAGACAAACATGGCACCAAGTGTCACCCTTGACTCACCATATAGCCTTTGCCAAATGACAATAAAGCCAGTGAAGCCAATGAAGAAGAGTATGGTGCCAATAACTGTCTTCCATTCAGAGGAAGGCCTGTTCATCTCAGCAAAGCTTTCATGGAATTTGATGTGGTACACtgaaaagaacaagaagaaatattTAACAGAGGAAGGAAATGCTCTTTCCCCGGCTGACTGTGTTACTCAAAACTCAATTATGCTTACAGCACAAAGGGGACAGTTTTTGGGCCTACATTCTCCAAAGTGCTTACGTTCAACTTTATCCTCCAGTGAAAGAGCACTCCATGacgccttctctttctctttcagggctttctgcccagaagagagAGTTTTTGTATACGCAACGTCTGGCAACGGGATATCCCGGCGGTCGACATACGAGGGCAAGCTGAAGTCCTCCGTTTTCACAACGCCTGTTTTGACCAAGAAAACACAAAAGCAGCAGGTTAATACATCAATAGCAGGAATCTTGGGAAAGTCCTTCATAAACAAAATACAGACAATACAGAAGCAGAGGTatgaatataaacatttcttCCTGGATGCTTTTTCAATGGAATATTCCCAACAAATGCAGACACTGTTCTGCCAAAAGGAAGCAGTCTTCAGAATTCCTTCAAACAGGGACAACAGCAGGATACGGAAAGATTTATCAGTTACACTTAAAAAGAATGATAGAACAGACCAGGATTGAGAGTCTGCTGTATagttgcatatgtatattgtatatttgtatacagTATACTTaagcatatgtatattgtatactTATAAactgtatgtttgtatatataaatatttgtatattgcatcttgcagcccttctcaccccgaaggggattcagagtggcttataaaatatattgtatatttgtatactatATACTTATGCGTATGTATATTGTATACTTGTAAACTGTATGTGcgtgtatatttttgtatactgtaTATTATACACttatgcatatgtatattgtatactTGTAAactgtatgtctgtgtgtgtgtatatatatatatgtatattgtatattttgtttattgtatttttgcacacttactatatatttatatgtatgtatacaacaTACTTAGCaaactatatttgtgtgtatatatttgtatatttctatACTATATACTTATGCATATGTATACTGTATACTTGAAAACTGTGTGGTGTgtgtataaatcagtggttcccaacatttgggcctccaagtgttttggacttcaactcccagaaactccagCCAGCTTAGGAActatgagagctgaagtccaaaatacctggaggcccaaaggttgggaaccaccggtgtgtgtatatgtatattgtatatttttacactgtgtatttgtgcatgtatatatttgtCTTCAGAATATAAACCATTCCTCCAAACAGAGGGTAACAGCAGGGAAATTCCAGTATTCCAGCGAATGTTGGagtgcaattcccagcattcttctCCACTGGCTAGGGCTGCTGAGATTTTCATTCAAATAAATATGGATGGCTTCCATTCCTAGAATAGACATACAACTGAAGCAGGACTTGAGGATGGTTCAAGCCACAATTCAAGTTCTTTGAATAAACATGGAGAAGTCTTTATCTACCTCTGTAATATATTTAAGAGAGCTGTTATGGTTGTAAAACACCCTGTAAGCGGAAATGTGCTGCAGAGATGAAAAAGAAAGCTTTACAACACTCAATGAATAAAGCGTGAACCTACCATGCCCATGTGCCCTGAGGCAAACTGAAGTGGAAATTGCCCTTTTGCCGAGAAGGCTAAATGCCCTTGAAGCCAACATCCTGAAAATgataacagaaaaaaatgtgatgTTATGAATCAGAAGCAACCACAAATCTAGCAAATGCACATTTCCAAGTCCCAATTGTTGCTTTCTGTAAATTACAATGCTACAGATATAGAGCTCCAACCTGAAAGAGAAAGCTGCCTAATAACATTTGGAAAAGATGCAGGCATGGGCTAAGAAAGAATAGAATAAATATATCACAGAAAGGACTCTTTATCAATCATAAGcaaaacatcaaagcagaaatatCTGacagaggaaaaaataaaatggaaagaaattcaaGATGGAGAAGAGGGCTAGAATCAATTACTGCAGAATCAATACTGAAATATGACTATTAGATAATGGAGAACGTACCAACAAATGTCTTTGTGTGCTTTGCTGGCCAATTGTAGATATGTCTCTGAGAAGGCAGTATGGCGTAACTGAGCAAGCATCAGGTTAGGACTCTGGGAGGCCAGGTTTCAAATTGCCAATCCGTCATGGAAACTCATCTTGGGCCTGTTACACCTTTtcagccttatttatttactacatttgtaccctgtccttatcaacccgaagggggctcagagcggccttacaaaggcaacaatttaatgccacataaacatatacatatcaaTAAAAGTATATGTATAAGACACTAGTTCTGGCAAATGCCATCTGTACAAATTCAGACAGGCAAACCCCATGATAGGATATTTAAGGCAAATCCTGTATacttgtatatttgtgtgtgcctaTATTTATGTACAGTATATTTGTAtgctatatatttgtatattgtatatttgtatgttatatatttgtgcatatgtatattgtatacttgtgtctatatttgtatattgtatacCATGTATCTGTGTGACAACACACTGTATACCTGTAAactatttatttgtgtgtgtatatacttgtgtatttgtgtgtgtatatatttgtatattgtatactatgtatttgtgtgtatatattctgcGTGTGTGTAGTTATATATTGTGTGCTATGTATTTGTGGGTATGTGTACTGTACACTAATATAGTTGTGTGTGTATAGTTATATATGGTGTACTATATATATCTGTGGGTATGTGTACTGTACACTAGTAtagttatgtgtgtatataccaggggtcctcaaactttttaaacagagggccaggtcacagtccctcaaactgttggagggctggaatataatttagaaaaaaaaccatgaatgaattcctatgcacactgcacatatcttatttgtagtacaaaaaaaaaaactacttaaaaacaatacaataattaaaatgaatgaaaattttaacaaatataaacttattagtatttcaatgggaagtgtgggcctgcttttggctgatgagatagggttgttgttgtttggtgctttcaagtaatttcaaacttaggttgaccctgagcgagggctgggtaaatgaccttggagggccatatccagcccttgggccttagtttgaggacccctggtatatactgtgtgtatatagttatatatctatatataaataaaatgtaatgtttgtttgtgggattaacagaactcaaaaaccactggacaaattgacaccaaatttggacaaaagacacctaacagcccaatgtatgtccttcactcaaaaaagattgattttgtcatttgggagttgtagttacttggctttatagttcacctacaatcaaagaacattctgaaccccaccaacgatggaattgaaccaaacttggcacacagctttctcatgaccaacagaaaatattgcaagggcttggtgggcagtgtcctttggttttggagttgtagttcatctacatccaaagagcactgtggactcaaacaaggatggatctggaccaaactctacatgaatactcaatatgcccaaatgtgaacactggtggagtttggggaagatagaatcttgacatttgggagttgtacttgctgggatttgtagttcacctacaatcacagagcattatgaaccccaccaacaattgagtgggccacagcaacgcgtggcaagggatggctagttgtGTAGTATATATTTGTGAGTATGTGTAGTGTACACTAGTATagttgtgtgtgtttatatttgtaaatTTTATATCTGCATACTGTAATTTGTGTGTACATTTGTATACGGTACATCTGTATGCTGTATGTTTGTGTGTTATGTCTATTGTATACCTGTATacagtatatgtgtatatacatatatgttttaGTGTTTGCACATATATCCTATCGTATTGATTGGTCgttgatccactcctttgggcttcacacaaatctaccatttgccaaaatatatgcACAGGATCatattgcatatatgtgtgtgagtgtgctgTTCTGTTTATACAGTCCAACCCTACTTAAGGTAAAATGGTGAGGCTCTCCAGGGAGGATGGGAGCTTGAGTCCAAaagactttggccccttccacactgccatataaaacccaggagcctccggtggcgcagtgggttaaagccctgtaccaggttgcaggttcgaatccggggagaggcggatgagctccctctgtcagctccagctcctcatgcggggacatgagagaagcctcccacaaggatgataaaacatcaaatcatctgggcatcccctgggcaacgtccttgcagacggccaattctctcacaccataagcgacttgcagtttctcaggtcactcctgacactatatatatatatatatatatatataaaactcgCTTTGAATTGGATGatctggcagtgttgactcagggcccttccacacagccctatatttcgGAAtaataaggcagaaaatcccacaatatctgctttgaactgggtgatctgagtccacactctgataatgtgggattttctgctttgatattctgggatatagagctggatggaagggccttgagacaatccagttcagagcagataatacgGTGTAATATCCGCCCTGGATAgcctggcagtgtggaagggcccttctcaGATGCCACGGTTTCACCCCTGATTCCTCAAAGGCCAGCCCTGCTGCCTCCCAGGTGCTTGAGGCCaaagggattccttccccaaaaGGCCTAGACTGCAGCCCCGCTCTCCCCCGCCCCAGGCCCGGCCTGACCTGCAGCCTCCTCCGCCTCCAGGCCCGGCTCCGTCCCGTGTCCTCTACGCCGCAGAGGGAGGACGCGCGCGGAAACAGGAAGtagggagaggaaaaggaaggccAGAGCGGCACCGGAAGCGCAAGGCACGGCGGGAAGACGGAGGACCCGAGGCTCAGCAAGGAACGCGGTGCAAAGCACGACGGGAAATTTCAGGAGAGCAGGAAGTCCCCTTTGAAAAGGATgcagattaggttcttgtgggttttttcgggctatagggccatgttctaaaggcattttctcctgacgtttcgcctgcatctatggcaagcatcctcagaggtagtgaggtctattggaaccaggaaaatgggtttatatatctgtggaatggctggggtggggcaaagagctcttctctgctggagctaggtgtgaatgtttcagctgaccaccttcattagtatttgaaggcctgtctgagcctgggaaaatcttttgttgagaggtgttaagatgtgcctggttgtttcctctctgctgttttgctgttgtaattttagagttttttaatactgttttttttttaaaaaaaaaacctctaaaattaaaaccaaaacagcagagaggaaacaaccaggcacatcttaacacctctcaacagaacattttcccagcctcagccaagccttcaaatgctaagccatgcagctgtggacaagtctacacagggaccaccaaacacagcgcccaaacacggatcaaggaacatgaaaggcactgcagactacttcaaccagagaagtcagccatagcagagcacctgatgaaccagcctggacacagcatattatttgagaacacagaaatgttggaccactctcacaaccaccagagaaaccattgaaatccacaagcatgtggacaatttcaacagaaaggaggaaaccatgaaaatgaacaaaatctggctaccagtattaaaaaaactttaaaattacaacagcaaaacaacagagaggaaacaatcaggcacatctaatcacctctcaacaaaatattaccccaggcactgccaggccatcaaatgctaatcaaggtggtcagttgaaacattcacacctaactccagtcctttggtcattccacagattccacccattttcctagttccaacagacctccctacctctgaggatgcttgccatagatgcaggcgaaacgtcaggagaaatgcctctagaacatggccctatagcctgaaaaaacctacaagaacctagtgattccagccatgaaagccttcgacattacaattatatttattatttatatatattctttattacatatattatttattttaattatacatatatattatatattatattaaacatATTATTAGATATGTTTGTGAATTCCTTGGGACTTTGAGGGAGtcgctattattttattttatttttattattggttgctgtgagttttctgggctgtatggccatgctccagaaaaatgctgaaaattattattattattattattaaaattattatagtatataaaattattatatttatttatttatttatttactgcatttatataccgcttttctcaccccttagGGGAAATctctgttcatctggagaggccctgctcacggtcccagctgcatcgcaggcgcaattggtggggacgagggatagggctttctcggtggtggcccctcgactctggagctctctccctcaagacatcaggcaggccccgtcgctagcaatctttaggaggagcttgaagacatggttgttccagtgtgcctttccagaataaggaaactcctagcattatgtcccaacgcactttatcagagatctaggatacctatatgcccacccccctccaaacacctcacCTGGTCACggccagcactttttaacttttCATCACATTTGaccctgccattgtttttaattgcgttgttgtgtgttgttaatgttattgctttgtggtATTTTTgagttatttgttgttgttgttattgttttactattgtatttgggctcggcctcttgtaagccgcactgagtccttcgggagatggtaacggggtacaaataaaggtttattattattattattaagcggtTTCCAACgtaatagtggcaaaattcaatgccgtacgtacatgtgaaaaccaagacATAATTTCTAGataataacatctatataaataaaaatgtaatgttcatttgtgggattaatcaTCATTAATcagtatcatcagttgggagccccccagcaccaactgctgctctgagatcagagtgaagagaggggccaggaaggcagttctatcttgtctcctgcactgtgcttataatataatatattgtattgtatatacatataatattgataatattataatgtaatacaatactactaataataacaacatattataattatatattttatattaaatgcaatattactaataaaactacagtataatgttatagtacaatgtaatacataatattaatattgtgctatggtaataatacaatatatagtaTTTACTTGttaattgtaagccactctgagtccccttcagggtgagaagggcggcataggaatgtcacaaataaataaataaataaacataactcaaaaactactcggcaagttgacaccaaatttagacacaatatgcctatcaggccaatgagtgaccatcactcaaaaacacagcagaagggactttgaaaaagcaaaaagatgctccagcgcatgtgcaaaaacaattcccccgacaaacaaaacaaacaatagcatatccacactctcttctggactatagctcccagcatcccctagaccaggccctttaggagagaaggatgatcaaaacacactgcttccaagctgcaagctttcttttccttagatttctttgagagcatcccaatccctggatgtttccaatttcctattcctggactgcaactcccaggaatcctccaGATAGGTATATTAGATAgagataagtaggtagatagattgatagactgatcaggaggactgctgggagtcacagtccaagaataggtagagaaggaagaaaggagagaaaggggaagggaaagaaagggaaggaaggaaagagggagagaaggaaggaaggaaggagagaagggaaaaaaggaaacgaaggaaggagagacagaaaggaagagagaaagaggcgggaaggttggctacagcaacgcgtgagGCGGATAGAGCTAGTATACTATAAATTAAGAACCTATTACACATATCAGCATGAAACAAGAGATCCATTAAAATTGCATCATTAAAACATATGCATTATTATCCTCCCGtagataataatattttatatatatatatatatatatagagagagagagagagagagaatattataatataatataaattgcaTAATAAAATgttcacacacacataaatatatagtaTTATCATTATATCATATCCACTTCCCCCAAtggataatatattaatatacattactatatacatatatatatatatatatatatatatatataatatgataatattattagtattatcataTCATGCCCACTTTTTCCCATGGatattaatataatttatataacatatattacatattatactgccagttataatatatatatctatataaataaaaatgtaatgttagttcgtgctaccatcaaaactcaaaaaccactgaggggattggcaccaaatttggacacaagacatctaacagtccaatttatgtcctccactcaaaaaaattgattttgtcatttgggaattgtcgttgctgggatttatagtttacctacaatcaaagagcattctgaactccaccaatgatggaattgggccaaactgagcacacagggctcctatgaccaacagaaaaaactggaaaggtttggtggacattgaccttgagtttgggaattatagttcacccacatccagagagcactgtggactcaaacaatgatggatctggaccaaacttgacacaaaaattccatatgcctaaatatgaacacagatggagtttggaggaaatagaccttgacatttgggatttgtagttactgggatttagtgggatttatagttcactacaattaaagagtattctgaaacccacaaacgacataAATGgagcgaacttcccacacagaacccccatggccaacagaaaatacttaaggtcatccagtccaaatctcttcaccagggcaagaaaatgtaatcagagccctccacacaaagagccatccagtcatagttatagatagatagatatgattcacacacacacacagatatagtatcatagatttgaaagagaccctgaaagaaggactatgatatgttgcatgttccagagtaggcaaaccaggcactctccacatcaacactgacaaagaaacaacaagaaatactgtttacccacaagcataaaggaattacatattgtaaagacgtatcaatgccaccaataaaaagtaaagtcgtgcgttaatcccaccaaatgggaccaccaaaaatgtaagaaagttcctagactgctattaaattaaactgccaccaatatgtttagagacgctggtcttaaagtctctgtttatccctatttgcgttgtgaggtaactttggtagagtggaatgcaccgaacgtaaaatcaatggaggaggcaggtttaaaatacaaagagaacaagtttattgttaaacaaagcgtaattgttgcaatattgagatgttgagcttggcatatgcttgatggttacaatatggcttggttgagatacattcaggctttagttgttacaatcttataaactccttctacagtgaagtgctttattatttcagtgttccttgttgtgaatattctcactgtttgtcctataccggatcaaaccactgatctccagtcttacactactggcgatcctaaaaccccctctgttagattctttttaactcaagcaatctaacgaggtttcaccttcagctcccttgctgaagaaatattcacaaatactaagaactaactgaatttacactgcttcacaccacagagccctaactgactctgccctcttctcagggtctcttcctcctgactaaactacttttccagagtcctatctgactctgctcctcctctcagggtctcatcctcctgactgactattacttttccagagtcctttctgactctgctcctcctctcagggtctcatcctcctgactgaaaattaactgtcactttcaaacctttttctccttaagctccgcccacctcctcttctgccttgtcaccatggcaacctatctctcacagctaggccatggcaaccaatgtaaaacataaatacagtttaaacacagtataataaacactttataataaacatttctctacacatatattagaaaccaacactttctcattactttattttccagatagtaatgtaatataatatgaattgcatatatatatatatatatatatatatatatataatcatatcaTACTTTTCTCAttgataatataaaataatatatttgcatattatatatatatatatatatatatatatatacacatacacacagagtatatgtaatatatatatatatagttatatcaTAACTACTTTTTCCCatggataataatataacataatgtaattaatataatatatgttacatattatattacatatcgTAATATATAtcttgtgtttatatatatatatatatatatatatcacaatataCATATTAcgatatgtaatataatatgtaacatatattattatatattatgcaaTGTATATtacaatatgcaatatatatatattgcatattataatatacattgcataatatataatatatattgcctaatataacaaatatacattacatattataatatattgcacATTTTAATATAATATGCATTGGATATTATAGCATActacatattataatatattatataattaataaatataatgcaACTCGAACCTACCTTTTGTATGCGCCCATAGACTGCATAGGAAAAACCTATTTCCGGTTCGCGACACGTATTTGCGACGTTTCTGTCCCTTTACGGCGGAGGCGCCTGCTTGGCGGCAGGCGGGAGGAAGCGGAAGCCTGTGGTGTTAGTGTTAAGGGCGAGCGAGAGGTGAGGCCTTGCTGGGCGCCCCACGTGAGGCGAGGATGAAGCTGAGCACGCAGGCCTACTGCAAGGTGGTGCTCCACGGGGCCAAGTACCCGCACTGCGCCGTCAACGGGCTGCTGGTGGCCGAGAAGCCCGGGTCCGGGCCCACCTCGCCCGGCCTCTTCGTCGACTGCGTCCCGCTCTTCCACGGCAGCCTGGCCCTCGCGCCCATGATGGAGGTGGCCCTCACCCTGGTGAGAGTGCGGTGGGGAATTAAGGCCTGGTTTGTGTGCATCCACACCTGGCAtaggccagtagttctcaacctgtgggtccccagatgttttggccttcctaacagctgggatttctgggagttggaggccaaaacatctgggcacccacaggttgagaaccactggcataggccaacttgggctttccctctaggtgttttggacttcaactcccacaattcctaacagccggcagagaaacaagagaccaaattgccaatatcttctggataatgaagaaagtcaaggaatttctgttttattgattactagctgtacccgccacgctttgctgtagccaaccttctcctttttcccctccttacttcattccctttcttcccgtctttccttctcttcttccttccttctcttatctctttccttccttcccccctttttctttctcttctgctgtctctttcttccttctctctttccttctttccttccctccctttctctgcatcttccccctttccttctctccctcttttcttccttctttcccttttttctttccttctctcctcccttccttctctaactttccttccttccccctttttctttccctcccctctttctcttctttcttccttctctgcctctttccttcctttcttctccgtttctttctttccccccctccctctttccgagcccaatttaaggtgcaggcgcttacctacaaagccctgaacggtttgggaccatcctacctgcgtgaccgcatctccgtttacgaacccatgCGTTCACAGCgttcatctggaaaggccctgctcgtgatcccgcctgcgtcgcaagcgcgtttggtggggacacaagccagggccttttccgtggtggccccccgactctggaacaccctccccaaagatcttagacaggcccctacattggcagtctttagaaagaacttgaagacctggctgttccgatgtgccttcccagaata
This genomic interval carries:
- the COX4I1 gene encoding cytochrome c oxidase subunit 4 isoform 1, mitochondrial isoform X1, producing MQSMGAYKRMLASRAFSLLGKRAISTSVCLRAHGHGVVKTEDFSLPSYVDRRDIPLPDVAYTKTLSSGQKALKEKEKASWSALSLEDKVELYHIKFHESFAEMNRPSSEWKTVIGTILFFIGFTGFIVIWQRLYVFGPIPHTFSDEWKAMQTQRMLDMRVNPIQGFSAKWDYEKKEWKK
- the COX4I1 gene encoding cytochrome c oxidase subunit 4 isoform 1, mitochondrial isoform X2; its protein translation is MLASRAFSLLGKRAISTSVCLRAHGHGVVKTEDFSLPSYVDRRDIPLPDVAYTKTLSSGQKALKEKEKASWSALSLEDKVELYHIKFHESFAEMNRPSSEWKTVIGTILFFIGFTGFIVIWQRLYVFGPIPHTFSDEWKAMQTQRMLDMRVNPIQGFSAKWDYEKKEWKK